TTTTCACGGTTAATGTTCACATAAATTTCCGGCTTGTCGAACTTTAGGTTTACGTCTACAAAAGAAAAAGTTTCATCCTGCTCAGCCTCTGCCATAAATTCAGGAATCTTTTCCTCAAGCTTATCAAAATTTTGCGCCTGGATAATAAATTGAATGGGAGGACCACCTCTCCTGTTCACCGATATGGTAGGCCTTTCGGATACGTTGGACTTTCCGCCCACATAGGCCTTGGCCCATCTTCCCAAATCCTCAGCAATTTCATGCTGTGAACGTTTCCGTTCACTAGGGTCTACGAGTGCAACATTGGCCCTACCACTATTGACCGAAGACGAACCAAAACCAGGGGAAGTCAAAACCAGACTCACCTTTTTTTCCGGTATGGAATCGTTGATCAGTTCGGTGATATCGGTCATCAATCGGTCCATATATTCATAGGAAGATCCCTCGGGTGCGGTCACGTTCAAGCGTACAAAGCTTCGGTCATCGTATGGCGCCGTTTCCTTGGGCAACAGGGTATAGAACAGGGCTATCAGTCCCAAACATCCTACCAGTATGGGAAAACTGAGCCATTTCCGTTTCATGAACCCTTGTAAGGTTTCCGCATAGTATTCATTCATTTTTATGAAATACTTTTCCGTAAAATGATAGAATTTGGATTGTTTCTGCTTTCCCGGTTTGATCAAATAGGCATTTAACATAGGAGTCAAGGAAAGCGACACAAAGGCCGATACCAATACGGCAGCTCCCAATACCACACCAAATTCCCGGAACAACCTACCCACAAAACCCTCTAAAAATATCACCGGAAGAAAAACCGCTGCCAAGGTTATGGAGATAGAAATAACGGCAAAGAAAATCTCGTTGGAGCCTTTAATGGCCGCCTCGATGGGACTCATCCCCTCCTCCACTTTTTTATAAATATTCTCGGTCACTACGATACCGTCATCCACCACAAGACCCGTGGCGAGTACAATCGCTAAAAGGGTAAGTACGTTTATGGAAAACCCGAACAACCACATAATAAAGAATGTGGCAATCAGGGAAACCGGTATGTCGATTAAGGGCCGTAGGGCCATGGACCAGTTTCTAAAGAACAGGTAAATCACCAGAATTACAAGAATAATGGAAATCAGCAAGGTTTCCCCCACCTCGGTGACCGCACGTTTTACAAAAACTGTGTCATCGATAACTACATTGAGCTTAAATCCTTCAGGCAGATCTTTTTTTAACTTTTCGTATTCCTCATAAAAGGCATCCGCTATTTCAAGATAATTGGTCCCGGGTTGAGGGATGACGGCCGTGGCGACCATGGGCTGCCCGGAGTCGCTCATTTTCGTTTCCATATTTTCGCCCTCCAAGGTCGCTTTTCCTATATCGCTCAGACGTACCAATTTTTCACCCTCGGCCCTAATGATAATGTTGTTGAACTGTTCCTCGGTCTGAAGGTTTCCAATGGTCTTAACGGCAAGTTCCGTATTGTCCCCGGTCAGTTTTCCCGATGGCAGTTCCACATTCTGAGCCAAAAGCGCACTTCGTACATCCGCCACCGTCAATCCATAAGAAGCCAATTTTAAGGGATCTATCCATAAACGCATGGCATATCTTCGCTGCCCCCAAATCTGCACGCTGCTCACGCCCGGAATCGTCTCAATTCTTGGGGTAATGACATTTTCGGCATAATCGGAAAGTTCCAGGATATTCTTATCATCGCTTTGCACCGTCATGGAGAGGATTCTCTGGGCATCGGCATCTGACTTGGAGACGACCGGCGGAGCATCCAAATCATCGGGCAAACTTCGCACGGCCTGCGAAACCTTGTCCCGCACATCGTTGGCGGCATCCTCTAAATTTTTATTGAGATTGAACTCAATACTTATGGAACTGGAGCCCTGAACACTGGAAGAGGTAATATTCCTGATGCCATCAATGGAATTAATAGCCTTTTCCAAGGGTTCCGTAATCTGTGACTCGATAATATCCGCATTGGCACCCGCATAACTGGTCCTAACGGATACTTGAGCGGGGTCTATGGAGGGGAATTCCCGTATCCCCAAATAGGTGTAGCCAATGATACCGAACAAAACAATAGTAACATTCATCACTATGGTTAGGACAGGTCTTTTTATACTGAGCGTGGACAAGTTCATTATTCCGCTGTGTTTAATTCCGGTTCCTCTAGTTCAACGGTTACGGGTGCCCCGTTCTTTAAGGCCATAACGCCATAGGTCAAAACGGTGTCTCCTGCGCTCAATCCATTCAAAATGCGCACTTCGGAACCCGTACGTGCGCCTATTTCCACATCTACCTCTTTGGCCTTACCATTTTCAGCCACAAAAATTTTCTTACCGTTCTGTACGGGAATCAAGGCTTCGGAAGGAACCAAAAGCGCATCATCCACCGTTTGTAGGGGTAAAACCACGTTGGCGTAAGCCCCGGGGTACAGAGTGCCATCCGTATTATCTGCAATCGCCCGCATCCTTAACGTCCTCGTGGCAATCTCTACTTCGGGTTCTATGGCATAGATGGTCGCCGTATAGTCCTTGGAACCATCGGAAGTTCTGAAGGTGAAATTGGAGCCTTCATGAATTTGTGATGCATATTTCTCTGGAATGGAAAAAGTAATTTTGAGCTTACTCGTATTCACCAATTTGGCCACGGGTGTGGTTGGGGTTATGTACGTACCCACGGAAATGGACCGTAGCCCTATGTTTCCCGAAAAGGGGGCCCGAACCACCGTTTTTGATAATTGTGCGGAAATAAGGGACACCTCGGCACTGGCCGACTGAAAATCGGCACTGGCGATGTCGTATTCTTCCTGACTAATGGCCTGCTTGTCCAATAACAATTTGGCCCTTCGCTCATTTTCCGAGGCCAATTTTTCCGCCGTTTTCACCTTGGACAATTGGGCTTGTAACTCTACATCGTCCACATTAAAAAGTACCTGGCCTTGAGCTACCTTGCTACCTTCCTGAAAGTTGATGCTTTTGACTATACCGGAAACCTCGCTTCTAATTTCAATTTGTTCGTTCGCCTCCAAAGTTCCCGAAAGAGAGATATTATCATCAAATTTTCTTGGCTGTAGAACTATACCCTTTACGGAGGTCGTACTGGCTTGCGCCATGGGTCTTGCCGACTGTCCAATGGCGGCATTGGCGTTGATGCGATAGACGATCAAGCCCCCCAACCCTACAATAAGCAGCAAATAGATTACATATTTGACTTTCATTTGGTTTAGATAAATTTGGTTTTCTGGTTAACCAAATCTAGGTCTAAAACCTATTTTTAAAAAAAACTTATGTTTTATTTAACATGCATTAACATAATGCTTTAGCAATAAAATAATTTGAAGTACAATTCTTTGTGAATTTGGAATTTTTTAGGAGGTGATAAAAGAGTGTGGGAAAGATATTAAAAAGTAAAATGATTACACAAAAGCACGCTTTTGACGCTTCTTAAAACACAAAACCCGCAACGAAAGTTGCGGGTTTCTTTTGCGGAGAAAGAGGGATTCGAACCCCCGGAGGTGTGACCCTCAACAGTTTTCAAGACTGCCGCATTCGACCACTCTGCCATTTCTCCTAATGCGGGTGCAAATATAGAAAGGAATTTCATTCTTTTAAAAACTTTTCCGCTTTTATTCTCATTGTTTTGATTTTGTTCCATTCCTTAGCGTATCACATCCTTCATTTCATTTTTTTATCTTGCTCCCATGGTACACCCTTTGGTTAGCATCATCGTCCCCTTTAAGGATACGGCCCCCTACTTGGAGGAATGCCTGAATTCCGTTTTGGCGCAAAGCTATCCGCATTGGGAAATGATTGCCGTAAACGACCATTCCAAAGACAATAGTCTTGCCATCGTAACGGAATTTGCAAAACAAGACCCACGAATCAAGGTTTATCCAAATACCGGTAAAGGTGTTATACAGGCTTTACAAACTGCCTATTCCCATAGCAGCGGTACCTTTATTACACGAATGGATTCCGATGATATTATGACCCCAGACCGACTACAGGTCATGACCAATTTGTTGCTTGAACATGGTGAGGAACATTTAGCCGTAGGACAGGTCAAGTATTTCTCTGACCGCGGTATCAGCGATGGCTACGACCGGTACGAAAAATGGCTGAACGGTTTAACCGAAAAAGGAACCAATTATAGTGAAATCTACAAGGAATGTGTTATCCCCTCCCCATGCTGGATGGCATACCGTACCGATTTTGAGGCCTGTGACGGGTTCAATCCCCATAGGTATCCTGAGGACTATGACCTTACCTTTCGCTTTTACGAAAAAGGGCTGCGTGTTATCCCGTGCGATAAAACCCTGCTGTATTGGAGGGATTATGATCAGCGGACCTCCCGCACCAGCGAACATTACGCCCAAAACTATTTTTTGGACATAAAACTTCATTACTTCTTAAAGCTGGATCATGACCCGCAGCGCCCCTTGGTGGTCTGGGGTGCCGGATTCAAAGGAAAAAAGATTGCCCAATCGCTCACAGAAAAGAATATTGAATTCTCATGGATCTGTGATAATCCAAAAAAAATTGGAAAGGAAATCTATGGCCATATCTTGCTTTCCTTCGAGCAACTGGACGAGATTGAAAATCCCCAAAGTATTATAACCGTTGCCAATGAGGAGGCACAAAAGGAAATTAGGGCCTTTTTTAAGCTCAGAACTATGGGTAATATATTGGATTACTTCTTTTTTTGTTGATGCAGAGAGATTCTGGGCATTGGTCAATACATTATGAATTTGCTTTGGCAAACCAAACTTTCACGGAGAAATCCCGAGTGAAATTTGATTACACCCCACCTTGGTGATTTGAACTTATACGAAGAACATAAAATCGGGAATATCAAGTCAAAATAAGTATCTTTGACCAATCACTTAAAGGAATGCAGTTTAAACATCCAGAACTTCTTTGGGCCTTATTGTTACTGGCCATTCCCATTATCATTCACCTTTTTCAGCTTCGCCGATTTAAAAAAACACCCTTTACCAATGTAAAGATGCTTAAAAAGGTACTCGCCGAATCCAGAAGGAGCAGTACTTTAAAAAAATGGCTCATCCTATTCGCTAGATTGGGCATTTTTGCAAGTTTGATCATTGCGTTTGCCCAACCTTTCAGTGCCAATGAAAATGCCCTAAAAAGTCAGGAAACGTTTATATATCTGGACAATTCCTTTAGCATGCAGGCGAAATTGGGAAATGGTACTTTGTTGCAAAATACGGTACAGGACCTTATCCAAAGCATCCCCAGAAATAGTCCTTTTACCCTCATAACCAACGACAGGACCTTTGAGGACGTGGAAATCGGGGACATCCAAAACGAGCTGGTCACCCTTTCGCCCAGTACCAACCAATTAACGTTGGATCAGATTCTTCTGCGAAGTTCCGCTTTCTTGAATAATGACAGCCCATCCATTAAGCGTACCGTACTTATTTCGGATTTTCAGGAACATATGGGTCCCTTGCCCGAAACGGATCAAAACAAGGAAATCTATTTCGTAAAACAGGATGCCGGGGATTTAATCAATGTCTCCATCGATTCCGTGTATATTGCCAATTCGGACAATGAGGTTATTGAACTAACCACCCTGTTATCGTCCAATGAAAACGTGGAAGCCTATCCCGTTTCCCTGTACGATGGAACCAAGCTAATAGCAAAGACATCGGCACCCTTTAACAATGGAAAAAGTGCGTCGGTTACCTTTTCCGTACCCGCCAACGTGCCTATTGCAGGACGAATTATCATTTCGGATACGGGACTTCCCTATGACAATGAATTTTATTTCAACATAGATACTCCAAAAAAAATAAAGGTACTGGCCATTTCAGATGGTGAGACCAGCTTTTTAAGTAAGATCTACGACCCAAATGAATTTGACTTTAATGCAACTCCCCTAAGTCAGGTTAACTACAGTGCCATTGAGGATTACAACCTTATAGTCCTGAACGAATTGGAACAGATTCCTGCAGGTTTGGAGAATACGATACATTCCTTTGTAAAACAAGGTGGGACGTTTGTGGTCATACCCGCACAGCAAATCGACCAGGACTCCTATAACCGATTGGCCTCACGCTATTTCAACACCCAATATGGCGAGTTGTTCCTGGGGCAGGCCGCTATTTCCGGTATCGCGTTCGAGCATCCTATCTATACCAATGTATTCAATAAAAGGGTGAGCAATTTTCAATATCCCGAAGTTTCCAGTTACCATAACCTTACTTCTCAAGGTCAAAATGTGCTTACGTTTCAAAACGGCAAACCTTTTCTGGTAGGGAATGGGAATTCCTATTTCTTTTCATCCGCCCTGAATCAGGACAATTCCAATTTCAAGAACTCACCATTGGTGGTTCCAACATTTTATAACATTGCCCGCAATAGTCTAAAATTACCCAAGTTATACCAAATCCTGGGGAAACGTGAAGAATTGGAAATACCCATTTCATTGTCAAAGGACCAAATTTTAAAGGTGGCCAAGGAGGATTATGAATTTATTCCACAGCAAATTTCGTTGCCTAAAAAGGTTCAATTGACCTTTGACGAAAACCCCACCGAGGACGGAATTTTTCAGATTCTCAATGGAACTGAAACCTTGGGGAACATTAGCTTTAACTATGACCGCCAAGAAAGTGTACTTCGTTTTATGGATGCAGGCGCTGTTGAAAACAACAGGGTTTTCGACTCTATTTCGAATTTTTTCGAGGATGTCCAAAAAGCGAACAGTATCCATGAATTTTGGAAATGGTTTGCTATTTTAGCACTGATTTTTGTACTGACAGAATCCGCCCTTCAAAGGTTTTTAAAATAACTCTTACATGAACATACTTCTAAAATCGGCAAAGATCGTAAATGAGGCAACCAAGGAAATCCACCTTAAAAAAAGAGATATTTTAATCAAGAACGGCGTTATAGAGAAAATTGGTGTCCAGATAGACGCCCCTCCAAAAACAAAAATCGTTGAACACAAAAACTTGCATGTTTCCCTAGGCTGGATGGATACGGGAGTCTCTTTTGGAGAACCCGGCTATGAAGAAAGGGAAACGATTGACAATGGTTTGCAGACCGCGGCAAGGAGTGGGTTTACGGATGTTCTATTAAATCCAAATAGTTTTCCCCTACCCGATAGCAGTTCCGATATCGTTTTTCTAAAAAATGCTTCAAAAGGCCATGTAACCAATTTACACCCATTAGGAAATTTGACGGTAAGCGGTGAAGGTGAATCCCTGGCCGAACTCTATGACATGAAAAATGCAGGTGCGGTGGGGTTTTATGATTTTAAACACGCAGTTACCAACCCCAATCTGCTTAAAATCGCACTTCAATATGCACAGAATTTTGACGGCATTGTACTGTCCTTTCCTTTGGATAACCATATCGCCGGAAAAGGAATCGTAAACGAAGGTATTGTTAGTACTAGACTCGGATTAAAAGGGATTCCGGCCATGGCCGAAGAGCTTCAAGTATCCAGAGACCTGTTTATTCTGGAATATACCGGTGGAAAGCTGCACATCCCGACGATAAGTACCGCCAATTCCGTTAAACTCATTGCCGCTGCCAAGAAGAAAGGACTTAAAGTCACCTGTAGTGTAGCGGTCCATAACTTAATCAAAACGGACGATGATCTGGAGGATTTTGAAACCCATTATAAGGTATTGCCTCCCCTGCGTACTACCAAGGATTGCAAAGAGCTGATCAAAGGATTGACAAATGGTACAATAGATTTTGTAACCTCAGACCATACACCCCTAAATATTGAATTGAAAAAGGTAGAATTTGACAATGCGGACTATGGCACTATAGGTCTGGAAAGTAGTTTTGGAGCATTGAATCAACTCTTTGATATTGAGGAAACCATAGAAATTCTCACCCGTGGAAGAAAAACCTTCGGAATTGAAGTTCCCGAATTAAGGGAAGGTACCAAGGCGAATCTGACCATTTTTGACCCCAACACGGAATATACCTTTTCCGAAGACCATATTTCCAGTAGTTCAAAAAACAGTCTTTTCCTAAATACCGTTTTAAAAGGAACAGTTCTGGGCACAATTTCCAACAATCAAGTCCATCTAAACCATTAAACGTCATGGCAGAACAGGTAGTTGAGGGAAAAAATACGGCCATAATTGCATATCTGACCCTTGTAGGGGCAATCATAGCCATTTCCATGAATACGGAACCAAAACATGATTTTGCCAGATTTCATATACGACAAGCATTTGGCATACATCTTTTGTTCCACGCCTTTGCCCTCTTTTCCAGTGTATGGTATAATCAGTATGGGCTTTATGGGCTGTATATCTGCTATCTAGCGCTTTGGTTTTATGGTTTTTTGAATGCGCTGAACAATAAGAAACAACTTGTCCCCATCATAGGAAGCTATTTTCAAAAATGGTTCACCTTTATCCAATAAAAAATGACAACTGCCCCACTTTCCCTAGAACATATTATAAAACCATCATCCATGAACACGGGTAAACCACCCGTAATATTTATGTTACATGGATATGGAAGTAATGAGGAAGACCTTTTTTCCTTTGCCGAGGAACTCCCTGAAAAGTACTGTGTTATTTCCGTTAGGGCTCCTTACACGTTACAACCGTTTGGGTATGCCTGGTATGCCATCAATTTTGATAATGAAAAAGGAAAATGGAGCGATGACCAACAAGCGATCGAATCCCGGGATGCCATTGTCAAGTTCCTAAAGGAAGCTTGTGAGGCCTACCATTTGGATGATACTGATATCACATTACTGGGTTTTAGCCAAGGAACCATTCTGAGCTATTCGGTTGCGCTCTCCTACCCAGAAAAAATTAAAAGGGTGATTGCGCTAAGCGGATACATCAATGAAAATATCTTGAAGGAAGGCTATGCTTCAAATAATTTCGGGTCCTTGCGTATTTATGTCTCGCATGGTCAGGTGGACCAGGTAATTCCCATAGAATGGGCACAAAAAGCACCTCAAATCCTTGATAATTTGGGAATCACCAACGTTTTTGAAGAATACCCCGTGGGACATGGTGTGGCTCCCCAAAATTTCTATTCGTTTAAAAAGTGGCTTGAAGCAAACCCTTAGTTGCTGCGGGTATACAACAAATGATCTATCAAGGTGAAATCGATGCCCAAGTTATCTTTTAGCTCATAACGAATCAAAATTTCTCCCCAATATTTACCATCAGAGAAATCGGCCAAAATCCATTTGTGGTTCAGGACCTTGATTTTGTTGATTTTAAAATCATTTTGCATTCCCTCATAGGGAACCAATGGATTATCCCCCTTGGATTCATTGGTTTCCAATAATTTATCCGAAATATATCTCGTAGGGTTTTCCAAATCCAAATGGTCATAGTACGCCATGGCATCGTCATTGTTCTCCAATGAAAAATATTGCATCTCCAGAACACGTAATTCCGCTTGCTGCAGGGAATCCTTTAAAGCGTCTACCTTGGTTTCCAAACTTTGTATTCTTTGGGAACTGGCCTTGGACATTTTGCTTCCGCTAACGCCCAGATACAAACAAATCAATGCGGAAAAAATAAAAAGATATAGATAAATGTTCTTTTTCATATGCTATAATTCTATAACAAGATTATCGTAGGCCAAATGTACATTTTTAGGAAGACTCTTTTCTACTTCCCCATGAAAACCCAGTAAATGACTTATGTGGGTAAAATAGGTCTTTTGAGGTTTTACCTTCTCAACAAAGGAAAGTGCCTCTTCCAAGTTAAAATGGGAATGATGGGGCTCTATACGCAAAGCATTTACAACCAATACTTTAGTCCCTAAAATCTTTTTAAATTCTTCTTCCTCAACAGATTTCACATCGGTCAAATAAGTAAATCCACCAATTTTATATCCAAAAACCTTAAGCCGATTGTGCATTACTTGAATAGGGGTTACCGTACGATCACCAACTTCAAAATCCTTCCCCTTTTCCACATAATTAATGGCCACGGACGGGGCACCGGGATATCTGTCCTTTTCTTGAAAAATATAATCGAACCGTCTCTTCAATGATTTTACCACCCTTTTGGGCGCGTATATGGGAATATCTCCCTGTCTGAAAAAAAACGGACGAATATCATCCAAACCTGCGGTGTGGTCAGAATGTTCATGGGTGAAAAGAATTCCATCCAACCGGGTCACTTCATGGGTCAACATCTGTTGTCTAAAATCCGGACCGCAATCAATTACAAAATGATATTCTCCCCATTGCAGCAATACGGAAACCCTTAATCTTTTGTCCCTTACATCGTCACTTAAACATACCGGATGCGTACTTCCTATGACGGGTATTCCCTGCGATGTTCCCGTTCCAAGAAAAGTAACCTTTAGACCTTCTTCCATAGACATCAAATTTAATTCTTATTTAAGAAAATAGCGGTTCAATTTTGGTTAAGCTTTTGGCAATGTCTTTTTTTTGGGAGCAAATTATCTTTCAAATAAGGGACATTTTTTCATTTGGATTGGCCATTAGGTTACCCTTTCTTTATAACTTTGTTAAAACAAACTATAAGAATGGCCTCAGTTTTAAAGAGAGAAAGTGTTTTCGAGAATATACCGTCGATTAAAGCCAAAACTTTAAGAATCAACTTGAATCCAGATATCTACGGAACTTTTGCCGAGATCGGTGCCGGGCAGGAAACCGCAAGACATTTCTTTAGATCGGGCGGTGCCTCTGGGACTATTGCCAAGGCCATGAGTGCCTATGATAAGGATTTCAGCGATGCCATTTATGGCGTGGAGGAAGACGGAAGGTATGTGACGCAGGCGAGGTTGAAAACAATGATCAAGTACGAGATGCAATTGATGGAAGAGAGAATTAGCAGGGAAAGACATCCCGATAGAGTTTTCTTTTCTTATGCCAATACGGTCGCTACGATAGACTTTTCCAAAAGGTATAAAGGACATGGTTGGATAGGTATACGTTATCAGTTAGACCCCAAGCAAAAGGAGTATGACGAGATAGTGTTGCATGTTCGTTTTAAACAAAACGAGGCCAGGCTTCAACAGGAGACCCTTGGTATTTTGGGAGTGAATCTAATTTACGGTGCCTTTTACAAATACCACAAGCCCAAGAAAATGTTGAAATATCTATATGACCATATAGATAAGGATACGTTGGAAATAGATATGATCAACTTTTCCGGTCCCAATTTTAAGGACGTGGACAATAGGTTAATGAGCCTTCAGCTGATAAGGAACGATATGACCGATGCCGTAATGTTCGGTCCGGACGGAAATAATCTTTTGCCTGCTGCCGTACTTTACAAAAAAAACATCTTGGCGTTGCGAGGTAGTTTTAGGCCGGTTACCAAGGTCAATATGGATATGTTCCATAAATCCTATGACATCTTTGTACGTGATCCCCAGGTAGATCAAGAAAATAGTATCGTCATTTTTGAAATTACCTTGTCCAACTTAAAGGCTTCCGGGGAAATCGATGAAGAGGACTTCATGGACAGGGCAGAATTGTTATGTTCACTCGGGCATTGCGTAATGATTTCAAAGTTTCAGGAATACTATAAATTGGTGGAGTATTTTAACAATTACACCAAGAATAGGATTGGCCTTACCATGGGCGTGAACAACCTAGTGGACATTTTTGACGAGAAATACTATCGCCATTTAAGCGGGGGTATCCTAGAGGCCTTTGGTAAACTATTTTTCAAAGATCTGCAAGTGTACCTATACCCCATGAAAAACCCGGATACCGGTCAAGTGATGACCAGTAATAATGTGAAGGTGCACCCAAGGATGAAGGAACTCTATAAATTCTTTAAATATAATGGTAAGGTCATGGACATCATTGACTATGAACCGGACATTATGGATATTTTCTCCAGGGATGTATTGCGGAAAATCA
This window of the Maribacter cobaltidurans genome carries:
- a CDS encoding nucleotidyl transferase family protein, translating into MASVLKRESVFENIPSIKAKTLRINLNPDIYGTFAEIGAGQETARHFFRSGGASGTIAKAMSAYDKDFSDAIYGVEEDGRYVTQARLKTMIKYEMQLMEERISRERHPDRVFFSYANTVATIDFSKRYKGHGWIGIRYQLDPKQKEYDEIVLHVRFKQNEARLQQETLGILGVNLIYGAFYKYHKPKKMLKYLYDHIDKDTLEIDMINFSGPNFKDVDNRLMSLQLIRNDMTDAVMFGPDGNNLLPAAVLYKKNILALRGSFRPVTKVNMDMFHKSYDIFVRDPQVDQENSIVIFEITLSNLKASGEIDEEDFMDRAELLCSLGHCVMISKFQEYYKLVEYFNNYTKNRIGLTMGVNNLVDIFDEKYYRHLSGGILEAFGKLFFKDLQVYLYPMKNPDTGQVMTSNNVKVHPRMKELYKFFKYNGKVMDIIDYEPDIMDIFSRDVLRKIMNGEEGWEEMLPEGIAEIIKEKKLFTKKEISKPEEIEKEIEKK